A window from Halomicrobium urmianum encodes these proteins:
- a CDS encoding 2,3,4,5-tetrahydropyridine-2,6-dicarboxylate N-succinyltransferase, producing MSLQSDVEDLWQRKQDGLTAEDATGDHLATLDEFLAALEAGEVRAAEKSGGEWEANEWVKQGILLNFGLRETEARTHGGVDYHDVLPLRETGDLAERGTRNTPDGTVIRRGAYLGEDCIMMSPSFVNVGAHVGDSTLVDSCDTVGSCAQIGENVKLGANTLIGGVLEPVEDAPVIVEDDVSLGAGCRVTSGFVVGEGSIVGENTLLTPRIPIYDLVEEEVIYGHLPPERRAFTRFVESSVSDHDLFEGGAYKPAVVATDVEAETLEATEREDALRE from the coding sequence ATGAGTCTGCAATCCGACGTGGAGGACCTCTGGCAGCGCAAGCAGGACGGGCTGACCGCCGAGGACGCCACCGGCGACCACCTGGCGACGCTCGACGAGTTCCTCGCCGCGCTCGAGGCGGGCGAGGTCCGCGCCGCCGAGAAGTCCGGGGGAGAGTGGGAGGCCAACGAGTGGGTCAAGCAGGGCATCCTGCTGAACTTCGGCCTGCGCGAGACGGAGGCCCGCACCCACGGCGGCGTCGACTACCACGACGTCCTGCCGCTGCGGGAGACGGGCGACCTCGCCGAGCGCGGCACGCGCAACACGCCCGACGGCACCGTGATCCGCCGCGGCGCCTACCTCGGCGAGGACTGCATCATGATGTCGCCGAGCTTCGTCAACGTCGGGGCCCACGTCGGCGACAGCACGCTCGTCGACTCCTGCGACACGGTCGGCTCCTGCGCCCAGATCGGCGAGAACGTCAAGCTGGGCGCCAACACGCTGATCGGCGGCGTGCTGGAACCGGTCGAGGACGCCCCGGTCATCGTCGAGGACGACGTCTCGCTGGGCGCGGGCTGTCGGGTCACCTCCGGCTTCGTCGTCGGCGAGGGCTCGATCGTCGGGGAGAACACGCTGCTGACGCCCCGGATTCCGATCTACGACCTCGTGGAGGAGGAAGTGATCTACGGCCACCTGCCGCCGGAGCGCCGCGCGTTCACCCGCTTCGTGGAGTCCAGCGTCAGCGACCACGACCTCTTCGAGGGCGGCGCGTACAAGCCCGCCGTGGTCGCCACGGACGTCGAAGCGGAGACCCTGGAAGCGACGGAGCGAGAGGACGCGCTTCGGGAGTAG
- the lysA gene encoding diaminopimelate decarboxylase: protein MSHDSPPVRRVSDWDYDRLAALAEEHGTPLYVLDLDRVRENYERFDAAVDAEVMYAAKAHTGHAVLETLLDAGANIECAAKGELQRAVDAGADPSTLQYTAVNPPDRDLDYAVELAQNNPGLTITAGAQDTFDRLEERGYEGRVAIRINPGIGTGHHEKVATGKDAKFGIPYEQVPEVAADVRERFDLVGLHSHAGSGVLHDDLDDHCRAIGKVADMAREVGDEDLEFVDFGGGFGVPYREDEEPLDMDVVAEKVEAAVGDLDARPKFEPGRYVVADAEVILTEVNTIKEAPAATVVGVDASLATLIRPAMFGSYHPIDNVTAPERDPEPVSVGGPCCTSADVFCTNRPIARPEREDLLAIGNAGAYGYELANQFHSQPRPAEVAIEGGEASVVRRRETLADVVRVEQ, encoded by the coding sequence ATGAGCCACGATTCGCCGCCGGTCCGGCGCGTCTCGGACTGGGACTACGATCGCCTGGCCGCGCTGGCCGAGGAGCACGGGACGCCGCTGTACGTGCTGGACCTCGACCGCGTGCGCGAGAACTACGAGCGGTTCGACGCCGCCGTCGACGCCGAGGTCATGTACGCGGCCAAGGCCCACACCGGCCACGCCGTTCTGGAGACGCTGCTCGACGCGGGCGCCAACATCGAGTGCGCCGCGAAGGGCGAACTGCAGCGAGCGGTCGACGCCGGCGCCGACCCGAGCACGCTCCAGTACACCGCCGTCAACCCGCCGGACAGGGACCTCGACTACGCCGTCGAACTCGCCCAGAACAACCCCGGACTCACCATCACTGCGGGCGCGCAGGACACCTTCGACCGCCTGGAGGAGCGGGGCTACGAGGGCCGCGTCGCCATCCGCATCAATCCCGGCATCGGCACGGGCCACCACGAGAAGGTGGCGACGGGCAAGGACGCGAAGTTCGGCATCCCTTACGAACAGGTGCCCGAGGTCGCCGCGGACGTCCGCGAGCGCTTCGACCTGGTCGGCCTGCACTCCCACGCCGGCAGCGGCGTCCTGCACGACGACCTCGACGACCACTGCCGCGCCATCGGGAAGGTCGCCGACATGGCCCGCGAGGTGGGCGACGAGGACCTGGAGTTCGTCGACTTCGGCGGCGGCTTCGGCGTTCCCTACCGCGAGGACGAGGAGCCGCTCGATATGGACGTCGTCGCCGAGAAGGTCGAGGCCGCCGTCGGCGACCTCGACGCGCGCCCGAAGTTCGAGCCCGGCCGCTACGTCGTCGCCGACGCCGAGGTCATCCTGACGGAGGTCAACACGATCAAGGAGGCGCCCGCGGCGACCGTCGTCGGCGTCGACGCCTCGCTGGCGACGCTGATCCGCCCGGCGATGTTCGGCTCCTACCACCCCATCGACAACGTCACCGCGCCGGAGCGCGACCCCGAGCCCGTCTCCGTCGGCGGACCCTGCTGCACCAGCGCGGACGTGTTCTGCACGAACCGGCCGATCGCCCGACCCGAGCGCGAGGACCTGCTGGCCATCGGCAACGCCGGCGCGTACGGCTACGAGCTGGCCAACCAGTTCCACTCCCAGCCCCGGCCGGCCGAGGTGGCCATCGAGGGCGGCGAGGCGAGCGTCGTCCGCCGGCGCGAGACGCTGGCCGACGTGGTCCGCGTGGAGCAGTGA
- a CDS encoding M20 family metallopeptidase has product MTDFDLEAFHRAAVETPSHESVDGMRELLVETLADHGVAADVDEHGNTVASRGAEGGADESGEDADDPHYVLNTHVDTVPPHVEYRREGDRVYGRGSCDAKGPLAAMIDAFLRADVADGGRVTLAVTPNEETVQTGAAALAEDLSADGYIVGEPTGLDVCTAASGQCEGTVVIEGESAHAADPASGQNAIRAAAPVLQALETYDEKRGPGEHEQLGRPTLTATMIEGGEATNQVPAECRLTFDRRSVPPETVDEFRADLEEHLYQWMPAGMDLSVELIRPDTPFPEAFATDEDDTLVRALQDASGGEVRPFGAATEASYFAADAPTVVFGPGVLTDDEGAVAHSEREYVPVEQLHAAADAVAATLDELL; this is encoded by the coding sequence ATGACCGACTTCGACCTCGAGGCGTTCCACCGCGCGGCCGTCGAGACGCCGTCCCACGAGTCCGTCGACGGGATGCGCGAGCTGCTCGTCGAGACGCTGGCCGACCACGGCGTCGCGGCGGACGTCGACGAGCACGGCAACACCGTGGCGTCGCGCGGGGCCGAGGGCGGGGCCGACGAGAGCGGCGAGGACGCGGACGACCCGCACTACGTCCTGAACACGCACGTAGACACCGTCCCGCCCCACGTCGAGTACCGCCGCGAGGGCGACCGCGTCTACGGCCGCGGGAGCTGCGACGCGAAGGGGCCGCTGGCCGCGATGATCGACGCCTTCCTCCGGGCGGACGTGGCCGACGGCGGGCGCGTCACCCTCGCGGTCACGCCCAACGAGGAGACGGTCCAGACCGGCGCGGCGGCGCTGGCCGAGGACCTCTCCGCTGACGGCTATATCGTCGGCGAGCCCACCGGGCTGGACGTCTGTACCGCCGCCAGCGGACAGTGCGAGGGAACCGTGGTCATCGAGGGCGAGAGCGCCCATGCCGCCGACCCCGCGAGCGGGCAGAACGCGATCAGGGCGGCCGCGCCCGTGCTGCAGGCGCTGGAGACCTACGATGAAAAGCGAGGACCCGGCGAGCATGAGCAACTCGGACGGCCGACGCTGACCGCCACGATGATCGAGGGCGGCGAGGCCACGAATCAGGTGCCCGCGGAGTGCCGGCTCACCTTCGACCGCCGGAGCGTCCCCCCGGAGACGGTCGACGAGTTCCGCGCGGACCTGGAGGAGCACCTCTACCAGTGGATGCCCGCGGGGATGGACCTCTCCGTCGAGCTGATCCGGCCCGACACGCCGTTCCCCGAGGCGTTCGCGACCGACGAGGACGACACCCTGGTTCGGGCGCTTCAGGACGCCAGCGGGGGCGAGGTCCGCCCGTTCGGCGCCGCCACGGAGGCCTCCTACTTCGCAGCGGACGCGCCGACAGTCGTGTTCGGGCCGGGCGTCCTCACCGACGACGAGGGCGCCGTGGCCCACTCCGAGCGCGAGTACGTCCCCGTCGAACAGCTCCACGCGGCGGCCGACGCCGTCGCGGCGACCCTGGACGAGCTACTCTGA
- a CDS encoding phosphoribosyltransferase — protein MFTDRTDAGEQLAESLADRGVDPDIVLTIPRGGLPVGRAVADRFAVPLDVVVASKMGAPDNEELAIGAVAEDGSVWRNDELIAELGVTDDYLDRVRERERAVAEEKAATYREGEFPDVTDERVLVVDDGVATGATMRACLQRVRDDDPEYLIAAVPVGPADTLDTLLDIADDVASVETPPAFRAVGAYYEDFPQVTDEEAQTYLDGDGEEGGDEDNEADDGDESE, from the coding sequence ATGTTCACTGACCGCACCGACGCCGGGGAGCAGCTGGCCGAGAGCCTCGCCGACCGCGGCGTCGACCCCGATATCGTCCTCACCATCCCGCGCGGCGGGCTGCCGGTCGGGCGCGCGGTCGCCGACCGCTTCGCCGTCCCGCTGGACGTCGTCGTCGCGAGCAAGATGGGCGCGCCCGACAACGAGGAACTGGCCATCGGCGCCGTCGCGGAGGACGGGTCGGTCTGGCGGAACGACGAACTGATCGCGGAGCTGGGCGTCACCGACGACTACCTCGACCGCGTCCGCGAGCGGGAGCGAGCGGTCGCCGAGGAGAAGGCCGCCACCTACCGCGAGGGCGAGTTCCCGGACGTGACCGACGAGCGCGTGCTGGTCGTCGACGACGGGGTCGCCACGGGCGCGACGATGCGGGCCTGCCTCCAGCGCGTGCGCGACGACGACCCCGAGTACCTGATCGCCGCCGTTCCGGTCGGCCCGGCGGACACGCTGGACACGCTGCTCGACATCGCCGACGACGTGGCCAGCGTGGAGACGCCGCCCGCGTTCCGCGCCGTCGGCGCATACTACGAGGACTTCCCGCAGGTCACCGACGAGGAGGCGCAGACCTATCTGGACGGGGACGGAGAAGAGGGCGGCGACGAGGACAACGAGGCGGACGACGGCGACGAGTCAGAGTAG
- the purB gene encoding adenylosuccinate lyase translates to MTDRDALDAVSPLDGRYARYTEPLVPYASERALMRARVQVEVEYLLALADLDATPLAIDDDQRDQLRALYGEFDREDAEVIKQLETEGYGDYPATNHDVKAVEYFVRMGLPAGLDAANWIHFGLTSEDVNNLAHRLLVGPAVEEVLLPELRDLRDVLVEFAHEYGDVPMLARTHGQPATPTTFGKEMAVYASRLGRAIARVERTIESLSGKLAGASGTYAAHHAAYPDVDWPAFAESFVDDLGLEHEPLTTQVNPCDDLAALFDALRGANNVLLDLDLDVWLYVSDRYLGQEAVEGETGSSTMPHKVNPIDFENSEGNLTKANSDLTFLGDYVTKSRLQRDLSDSTVKRNVGAAFAHCLIGYAKCGNGLDKVVPNEQVMREDLESTPEIVGEAVQTILRREGHDDAYEQVKKATRGREVTIDDFHGMIEDLDVDESVREELLAITPTGYTGVASEQADGV, encoded by the coding sequence ATGACCGACAGGGACGCCCTCGACGCCGTCTCGCCGCTGGACGGGCGGTACGCGCGCTACACGGAACCACTCGTCCCCTACGCGAGCGAGCGGGCGCTGATGCGGGCCCGCGTGCAGGTCGAAGTCGAGTACCTGCTCGCGCTGGCCGACCTCGACGCGACGCCGCTGGCGATCGACGACGACCAGCGAGACCAGCTCCGCGCGCTCTACGGGGAGTTCGACCGCGAGGACGCCGAGGTGATCAAGCAGCTGGAGACGGAGGGGTACGGTGACTACCCCGCGACCAACCACGACGTGAAGGCCGTCGAGTACTTCGTCCGCATGGGCCTGCCGGCGGGCCTGGACGCGGCCAACTGGATCCACTTCGGGCTCACGAGCGAGGACGTCAACAACCTCGCCCACCGCCTGCTCGTCGGCCCCGCCGTCGAGGAGGTCCTGCTCCCCGAACTCCGGGACCTCCGGGACGTGCTCGTCGAGTTCGCCCACGAGTACGGCGACGTTCCCATGCTCGCGCGCACCCACGGCCAGCCCGCGACGCCGACCACCTTCGGCAAGGAGATGGCCGTCTACGCCTCGCGGCTGGGCCGGGCGATCGCGCGCGTCGAGCGGACCATCGAGAGCCTCTCCGGCAAGCTCGCCGGTGCCTCGGGTACCTACGCCGCCCACCACGCCGCCTACCCGGACGTCGACTGGCCGGCCTTCGCCGAGTCGTTCGTCGACGACCTGGGGCTGGAGCACGAACCGCTCACGACGCAGGTCAACCCCTGCGACGACCTCGCGGCGCTGTTCGACGCGCTCCGCGGGGCGAACAACGTCCTGCTGGACCTCGACCTGGACGTGTGGCTCTACGTCTCCGACCGCTACCTCGGCCAGGAGGCCGTCGAGGGCGAGACGGGCTCCTCGACGATGCCGCACAAGGTCAACCCGATCGACTTCGAGAACAGCGAGGGCAACCTCACCAAGGCCAACTCAGATCTGACCTTCCTCGGCGACTACGTCACGAAGTCCCGACTCCAGCGCGACCTCTCCGACTCGACCGTCAAGCGGAACGTCGGGGCCGCCTTCGCCCACTGCCTGATCGGCTACGCGAAGTGCGGCAACGGCCTCGACAAGGTCGTCCCCAACGAGCAGGTCATGCGCGAGGACCTCGAGTCGACGCCGGAGATCGTCGGCGAGGCCGTCCAGACGATCCTCCGCCGCGAGGGCCACGACGACGCCTACGAACAGGTCAAGAAGGCGACCCGCGGCCGCGAGGTGACCATCGACGACTTCCACGGGATGATCGAGGACCTGGACGTCGACGAGTCCGTCCGCGAGGAACTGCTGGCGATCACGCCGACGGGCTACACGGGCGTCGCGAGCGAGCAGGCCGACGGGGTCTAA
- a CDS encoding PrsW family intramembrane metalloprotease → MVRDPVKAAFGGDEDLYDVAEWDARSALDRLSVGIYGGLRASFHVLLIALALVLFAVQLSFAALLVADRPGLGALALASAVPALLLVAYAWYGDPTRREPLAALAITFVLAVLFASFAALINSVAQLAFNLIPVVGTVLFFFLVVGPIEETVKWLAIRVYAYKGDAFNTVVDGAVYGAVAGLGFAFIENAIYIVQGYTNAAGMEGVQQIQRAALTATGRAFVGPGHVLYSAWAGYYLGLAKFNPDDWGPIVVKGLLIAAAIHATYNSLVSYLPQLLPSWNFLYLIGFVLVFDGVVGYALYRKVKRYQDYYDRTDATERTEAAEATTEG, encoded by the coding sequence ATGGTGCGCGATCCGGTCAAGGCCGCCTTCGGCGGCGACGAGGACCTGTACGACGTTGCAGAGTGGGACGCCCGGTCGGCGCTCGACCGCCTCTCCGTCGGCATCTACGGCGGGCTGCGGGCGTCGTTCCACGTCCTCCTGATCGCCCTGGCGCTCGTGTTGTTCGCCGTCCAGTTGTCGTTTGCCGCCCTCCTCGTGGCCGACCGGCCGGGGCTGGGGGCGCTGGCGCTGGCCTCGGCGGTCCCGGCGCTCCTGCTCGTCGCCTACGCCTGGTACGGCGACCCGACGCGGCGCGAACCGCTCGCGGCGCTGGCGATCACGTTCGTGCTCGCGGTGCTGTTCGCCAGCTTCGCCGCGCTGATCAACAGCGTCGCCCAGCTCGCGTTCAACCTGATCCCCGTCGTCGGGACGGTGCTCTTCTTCTTCCTGGTCGTCGGCCCGATCGAGGAGACGGTCAAGTGGCTCGCGATCCGCGTCTACGCCTACAAGGGCGACGCGTTCAACACGGTCGTCGACGGCGCGGTGTACGGTGCCGTCGCCGGCCTCGGGTTCGCCTTCATCGAGAACGCCATCTACATCGTTCAGGGATACACCAACGCCGCCGGCATGGAAGGCGTCCAGCAGATACAGCGCGCAGCGCTGACCGCGACCGGTCGGGCCTTCGTCGGCCCGGGCCACGTCCTCTACTCCGCGTGGGCCGGCTACTACCTCGGTCTAGCGAAGTTCAACCCGGACGACTGGGGCCCCATCGTCGTGAAGGGGCTGCTGATCGCCGCCGCCATTCACGCGACGTACAACTCGCTGGTCAGCTACCTCCCCCAGCTGCTCCCCTCGTGGAACTTCCTCTACCTGATCGGCTTCGTGCTCGTCTTCGACGGCGTCGTCGGCTACGCCCTCTACCGGAAGGTCAAGCGCTATCAGGACTACTACGACCGGACGGACGCTACCGAGCGGACCGAGGCCGCCGAGGCGACGACCGAGGGCTGA
- the purH gene encoding bifunctional phosphoribosylaminoimidazolecarboxamide formyltransferase/IMP cyclohydrolase, with amino-acid sequence MKLAGMASNRGRNLLNIADRAPGDAEFSVILTNDADAPVLAEAEERGIPTEVVERDDDEEREAHELRVLDALDDYDFDLVCLDGYMRVLTETFVDEVPTTLNVHPSLLPSFGGMDAHEQVLDAGVKVTGCTVHVVDETVDGGPVVTQEPVPVHEGDDEDDLKERVLYEAEFAAYPRAVEWFAEDRVTVNPDQGTVSVEGDQAGPLPARRLLSNDRAADLRYGENPHQDAAVYADRTTEEASVVHADQLNEGAKALSYNNYNDADGALNLIKEFDEPAAAVIKHTNPAGCAVADTLADAYADALATDPKSAFGGIVALNRECDVETAEQIIDSFKEVVVAPGYTDDALDALFEKDNLRVLDVSDQYDVSEQFTEKPLVGGRLVQERDQQAPTVDDLEVVTEREPTEAQLESMLFAWRTIKHVKSNAILFAQGTETVGVGAGQVSRVDAVRIAEMKANEDAQGKGPEGAVMASDAFFPFPDGIEVAADAGIEAVIQPGGSKNDDKVVAAADEHDVAMVMTGQRAFRHD; translated from the coding sequence ATGAAACTCGCGGGCATGGCAAGCAACCGCGGCCGAAACCTGCTGAACATCGCCGACCGGGCGCCCGGCGACGCCGAGTTCTCGGTGATCCTGACCAACGACGCCGACGCACCGGTCCTGGCGGAGGCCGAGGAGCGGGGCATCCCGACGGAAGTCGTCGAGCGCGACGACGACGAGGAGCGCGAGGCCCACGAGCTGCGCGTCCTCGACGCGCTCGACGACTACGACTTCGACCTGGTCTGCCTCGACGGCTACATGCGCGTCCTCACGGAGACGTTCGTCGACGAGGTGCCGACGACGCTGAACGTCCACCCGTCGCTGCTCCCCTCCTTCGGCGGCATGGACGCCCACGAGCAGGTGCTCGACGCGGGCGTCAAGGTGACCGGCTGCACCGTCCACGTCGTCGACGAGACGGTCGACGGCGGCCCCGTCGTCACCCAGGAGCCCGTCCCCGTCCACGAGGGCGACGACGAGGACGACCTGAAGGAGCGCGTCCTCTACGAGGCGGAGTTCGCGGCGTATCCCCGCGCAGTCGAGTGGTTCGCCGAGGACCGCGTGACGGTCAACCCGGACCAGGGCACCGTCAGCGTCGAGGGCGACCAGGCCGGCCCGCTGCCGGCTCGCCGGCTGCTCTCGAACGACCGCGCGGCCGACCTGCGCTACGGCGAGAACCCCCACCAGGACGCCGCCGTCTACGCCGACCGCACGACCGAGGAGGCCAGCGTCGTCCACGCCGACCAGCTCAACGAGGGCGCGAAGGCGCTGTCCTACAACAACTACAACGACGCCGACGGCGCGCTGAACCTGATCAAGGAGTTCGACGAGCCTGCCGCCGCGGTCATCAAGCACACCAACCCCGCGGGCTGTGCCGTCGCCGACACGCTCGCCGACGCCTACGCGGACGCGCTCGCGACCGACCCCAAGAGCGCGTTCGGCGGCATCGTCGCGCTCAACCGCGAGTGCGACGTCGAGACGGCCGAGCAGATTATCGACTCGTTCAAGGAGGTCGTCGTCGCGCCCGGCTACACCGACGACGCGCTCGACGCGCTGTTCGAGAAGGACAATCTGCGGGTCCTCGACGTCTCGGATCAGTACGACGTCAGCGAGCAGTTCACCGAGAAGCCGCTGGTCGGCGGCCGCCTCGTCCAGGAGCGCGACCAGCAGGCGCCCACGGTCGACGACCTGGAGGTCGTCACCGAGCGCGAGCCCACCGAGGCGCAACTGGAGTCGATGCTGTTCGCGTGGCGGACCATCAAGCACGTCAAGTCCAACGCCATCCTGTTCGCGCAGGGCACCGAGACGGTCGGTGTCGGCGCCGGCCAGGTCTCCCGCGTCGACGCGGTCCGCATCGCCGAGATGAAGGCCAACGAGGACGCCCAGGGCAAGGGCCCCGAGGGCGCCGTGATGGCCTCGGACGCCTTCTTCCCGTTCCCGGACGGCATCGAGGTGGCCGCCGACGCCGGCATCGAGGCCGTCATCCAGCCCGGCGGGTCGAAGAACGACGACAAGGTCGTCGCGGCCGCCGACGAGCACGACGTGGCGATGGTGATGACCGGCCAGCGGGCTTTTAGACACGACTGA
- a CDS encoding SHOCT domain-containing protein, giving the protein MSWVTRNRHWLLFAGVVLTTMAAVGVFTLAAATALVGVVAGGLLAAADAVATYFLFGVLLLGLDVVLAVALAVTLASMVSLPESDRLAGAAAVAERAAGREPRLARKFEPSVETRHERLRERYVAGEISELELERRLDDLLAADFEGSTGTVRGKAVGRDERDRTAELE; this is encoded by the coding sequence GTGTCCTGGGTCACGCGCAACCGTCACTGGCTGCTGTTCGCGGGCGTCGTCCTGACCACGATGGCGGCGGTGGGCGTCTTCACGCTCGCCGCCGCGACGGCGCTGGTCGGCGTCGTCGCGGGCGGGCTCCTGGCCGCCGCCGACGCCGTCGCGACCTACTTCCTGTTCGGGGTGTTGCTGCTCGGCCTGGACGTCGTGCTGGCCGTCGCGCTGGCGGTCACCCTCGCGAGCATGGTCTCGCTGCCGGAGAGCGACCGTCTCGCGGGCGCCGCCGCCGTGGCCGAGCGGGCCGCCGGCCGCGAGCCCCGCCTCGCACGGAAGTTCGAGCCGTCAGTCGAGACGCGGCACGAGCGGCTCCGGGAGCGGTACGTCGCCGGCGAGATCTCCGAACTGGAGCTAGAGCGCCGGCTGGACGATCTGCTGGCGGCCGATTTCGAGGGGTCTACCGGGACCGTCCGCGGGAAGGCGGTCGGACGCGACGAGCGGGACCGGACCGCTGAACTCGAATAG